A genomic window from Caballeronia sp. SBC1 includes:
- a CDS encoding glycosyltransferase family 4 protein, whose protein sequence is MNWFDERPGGLDRMVSALIQSLPAQGVMVRGLVAGSENVRTSTHGVVTPFAAPDAPIAKRVIGLRRAAVELRNARKPDVVAAHFALYAAPVLGKFSRVPKVIHFHGPWGDESAHGARGHANVMLRRAVERHVYRRGNLHIVLSQAFADVLQKQYGVNARTIRIVPGCVDVDHFSSDIDRRAARTALGLPQDRPMLFCVRRLVSRMGLEDLIDAMFVVRQQVPDVLLTIAGKGPLMAALQARIDYRGLAQHVRLAGFVADEALPLWYRSADVSVVPTTALEGFGLTTIESLASGTPVIVTPVGGLPEAVAPLSQELVLESGGFQALGAGLAGALLGKRVLPSEAECRAYARSHFDLPVIAAQTAAVYREAIDSY, encoded by the coding sequence ATGAACTGGTTCGACGAACGTCCCGGTGGCCTCGACCGCATGGTCAGTGCATTGATTCAGTCACTGCCCGCTCAGGGCGTTATGGTGCGAGGCCTCGTAGCGGGAAGCGAAAACGTGCGGACATCGACACATGGCGTGGTGACGCCGTTCGCCGCACCCGACGCACCTATTGCCAAGCGTGTGATCGGCTTGCGGCGTGCCGCTGTCGAACTGCGTAACGCCCGTAAGCCCGACGTGGTCGCCGCGCATTTCGCGTTGTACGCAGCGCCCGTGCTCGGCAAGTTTTCGCGCGTGCCGAAGGTGATCCATTTCCACGGCCCTTGGGGCGATGAATCGGCGCACGGCGCGCGCGGTCATGCGAATGTGATGCTACGGCGTGCCGTTGAACGGCACGTGTATCGGCGTGGCAATCTGCACATTGTGTTGTCTCAGGCTTTCGCCGATGTATTGCAGAAGCAGTACGGCGTGAACGCACGCACCATCCGCATCGTGCCAGGTTGTGTCGATGTCGATCATTTCAGCTCCGACATCGACCGGCGTGCCGCACGGACTGCGCTCGGACTTCCGCAAGACCGGCCCATGCTTTTTTGCGTGCGCCGCCTCGTCTCGCGCATGGGCCTGGAAGACCTGATCGACGCCATGTTCGTCGTGCGCCAGCAAGTGCCCGACGTGTTGTTGACCATCGCCGGCAAGGGGCCGTTGATGGCGGCGTTGCAGGCGCGTATCGACTATCGGGGTTTGGCGCAGCATGTACGGCTCGCGGGCTTTGTCGCCGACGAAGCGCTGCCGCTCTGGTATCGCTCCGCTGATGTGTCGGTGGTGCCGACAACGGCGCTGGAAGGCTTCGGCCTGACCACCATCGAGTCGCTTGCAAGCGGCACGCCGGTGATCGTGACACCCGTGGGCGGCTTGCCCGAAGCGGTCGCTCCGCTGAGTCAGGAACTGGTGCTGGAATCGGGCGGCTTTCAGGCGCTGGGAGCAGGGCTCGCCGGTGCGTTGCTTGGCAAGCGGGTGCTCCCCAGCGAAGCTGAGTGCCGTGCGTATGCGCGCTCGCACTTTGATCTGCCGGTGATCGCGGCGCAGACGGCCGCGGTGTATCGCGAAGCTATCGACTCGTATTGA